One stretch of Campylobacter sp. CCS1377 DNA includes these proteins:
- a CDS encoding RNA-binding S4 domain-containing protein, which produces MRVDKFLNTVNITKRRAISEDMCKSGVVTINGIVVKPSKEVKIGDILSIQFTTHQDNYKVLAIPQNKSIPKSAQNEYVVKI; this is translated from the coding sequence ATGAGAGTAGATAAGTTTTTAAATACGGTAAATATTACAAAGCGTCGAGCGATTTCTGAAGATATGTGTAAAAGTGGTGTAGTAACTATTAATGGTATTGTGGTTAAGCCTAGTAAAGAGGTTAAAATCGGTGATATACTTAGCATACAATTTACTACACATCAAGATAATTATAAAGTTCTTGCTATTCCACAAAATAAAAGTATCCCAAAATCAGCTCAAAATGAATATGTGGTAAAAATATGA